A DNA window from Paenibacillus antri contains the following coding sequences:
- a CDS encoding chemotaxis protein CheW: protein MSDIILDQAFMEEDTQKGKFLTFVLGTEEYGIEIKYVTEIINLQPITVVPEVPVYMKGIINLRGTIIPVMDVRLRFQKPVREYNDRTCIIVIHFEDVTIGLIVDSVAEVLNIADGDIVDPPNMNQTSQRYIRGIGKVNGSVKLLLDCSKLIGDDELQQIKPNS, encoded by the coding sequence ATGTCGGACATCATATTGGATCAAGCGTTTATGGAAGAGGATACCCAGAAGGGGAAGTTCCTGACCTTCGTCTTGGGGACGGAAGAGTACGGCATCGAGATCAAATACGTAACGGAAATCATCAATCTGCAGCCGATCACGGTCGTGCCGGAAGTGCCTGTATATATGAAAGGGATCATTAACCTCCGAGGCACGATCATTCCCGTCATGGACGTGCGGCTTCGGTTCCAGAAGCCGGTTCGGGAGTACAACGACCGGACATGCATCATCGTCATTCACTTCGAGGACGTCACCATCGGGCTGATCGTCGACAGCGTCGCGGAAGTGCTGAACATCGCGGACGGCGACATCGTCGACCCGCCGAACATGAATCAGACGAGCCAACGGTACATCCGCGGCATCGGCAAGGTGAACGGCAGCGTGAAGCTGCTGCTCGACTGCTCGAAGCTGATCGGCGACGACGAGCTGCAGCAGATCAAGCCGAATTCATGA
- a CDS encoding methyl-accepting chemotaxis protein, giving the protein MRQWLLDLNLRIKLISAFVVVACIAAVVGVFGILNMNAISDKGQEMYEVDTRPLAVLGQWSGLYQNTRVSARDVLLSDEPEYKQERADRTAELFKAMEPLLADFASSVHDDEVREVYDTLERAFGPYYEGTMEVVRMGLTGQEEQGMRQLYDMVELTSIVTDASEDLMALVSEQADEKADSNTALSDRSTRVMLVFIAAAMALAIALGMLIARMIARPVQTLVEASRKVADGDLNVNIDIRTKDEIGTLAQAFGAMTDSMNEVLHNIANASEQVASGSRQVSEASQELSQGSTEQASSIQQLTTSMEQIASQTKQNAANAEEANRLALSASADAEQGNGRMKEMLAAMEQINESSGNISKIIKVIDEIAFQTNILALNAAVEAARAGQHGKGFAVVAEEVRNLAARSANAAKETTALIEGSIKKVEAGTKIANDTAAALEKIVGGVGKAAQLVGSIASASNEQAAGIMQANQGIAQVSDVVQANSATSEECAAASEELSGQSEQLKEMVGKFRLKRNALSSGFAGYESYAGLDSNRARFASAYARSEVAAASGKKRVRLDDDFGKYE; this is encoded by the coding sequence ATGAGGCAATGGTTATTGGACCTGAATCTTCGGATCAAGCTGATTTCCGCTTTCGTTGTCGTCGCATGTATCGCTGCCGTTGTCGGAGTATTCGGGATCTTGAACATGAACGCGATCAGCGACAAGGGTCAAGAGATGTACGAGGTGGACACTCGGCCGCTCGCGGTATTGGGTCAATGGTCCGGGTTATATCAGAATACGAGGGTTTCGGCGAGGGACGTGCTCCTCTCCGACGAGCCGGAATATAAGCAGGAGCGGGCGGACCGGACCGCCGAGCTCTTCAAGGCAATGGAACCGTTGCTGGCGGACTTCGCTTCGTCCGTTCACGACGACGAGGTTCGCGAGGTATACGACACGCTCGAAAGAGCCTTCGGTCCCTATTACGAGGGTACAATGGAAGTCGTGCGCATGGGCCTGACCGGTCAGGAAGAACAAGGCATGAGGCAGTTGTACGACATGGTCGAGCTGACTTCGATCGTAACGGATGCGTCGGAAGACCTCATGGCGCTCGTGTCGGAGCAGGCGGACGAGAAGGCGGACTCGAATACGGCTTTAAGCGATCGGTCGACGAGGGTCATGCTCGTCTTCATCGCCGCGGCCATGGCCTTAGCCATCGCGCTGGGCATGTTGATCGCCCGCATGATCGCCCGTCCGGTACAGACGCTCGTCGAGGCGTCGCGGAAGGTAGCCGACGGAGACCTGAACGTGAACATCGACATTCGGACGAAGGACGAGATCGGCACGCTGGCGCAGGCGTTCGGTGCGATGACGGACAGCATGAACGAGGTGCTGCATAACATCGCGAACGCGTCGGAGCAGGTCGCTTCGGGCTCCCGTCAAGTGTCGGAGGCGAGTCAAGAGCTGTCGCAGGGCTCGACGGAGCAGGCGTCCTCGATTCAGCAGCTGACGACGTCGATGGAACAAATCGCCTCGCAGACGAAGCAGAACGCCGCGAATGCCGAGGAAGCGAACCGCTTGGCGCTGTCGGCGAGCGCGGACGCGGAGCAGGGCAACGGCCGGATGAAAGAGATGCTGGCGGCGATGGAGCAAATCAACGAATCGTCGGGCAACATCTCCAAGATTATCAAGGTGATCGACGAAATCGCGTTCCAGACGAACATCCTCGCGCTGAACGCGGCGGTCGAGGCGGCTCGGGCAGGGCAGCACGGCAAGGGCTTCGCGGTCGTCGCCGAGGAAGTGCGCAACCTCGCGGCGCGCAGCGCGAACGCAGCGAAGGAGACGACGGCGCTGATCGAAGGCTCGATCAAGAAGGTCGAGGCCGGCACGAAGATCGCGAACGACACGGCGGCCGCGCTCGAGAAGATCGTGGGCGGCGTCGGCAAGGCGGCGCAGCTCGTCGGTTCGATCGCAAGCGCCTCGAACGAGCAAGCCGCGGGCATCATGCAGGCGAACCAGGGCATCGCGCAGGTGTCGGACGTCGTTCAGGCGAACTCGGCGACCAGCGAGGAGTGCGCCGCGGCGAGCGAGGAGCTGTCCGGCCAGTCCGAGCAGCTGAAGGAGATGGTCGGCAAGTTCCGGTTGAAGCGGAACGCGCTTTCGTCGGGCTTCGCCGGCTACGAATCTTACGCGGGACTCGATTCGAACCGCGCGAGGTTCGCGTCGGCGTACGCTCGGTCGGAGGTGGCCGCGGCATCCGGCAAGAAGAGGGTCCGATTGGACGACGACTTCGGGAAATACGAGTAA
- a CDS encoding methyl-accepting chemotaxis protein: MDWFRNLRISRKLLSSFGLIAVLAGAIGAIGSLSLANVTGKLSDAYEYNTKPIAGIGNWLEQYASMKVVLRDALIQDDPEYLASRKARFDELKQQMDGSLAQYATGIASEEERAQYNKLVETFNTYFKHLENTIQAAVDGDKARAIQLYKEGNDLNTVVNEVGRGIMQLNMKMAEQDLASNKASSQQLIAVMIVLSIVGAIAAMVLGVVISRMISRPIQTLVDASRKVADGDMNVDIGIRTKDEIGTLAQAFAAMTDSMNEVLHNISNASEQVASGSRQVSEASQELSQGSTEQASSIQQLTASMEQIASQTKQNAANAEQANMLAVSASADAEQGNSQMKEMLAAMEQINESSGNISKIIKVIDEIAFQTNILALNAAVEAARAGQHGKGFAVVAEEVRNLAARSANAAKETTVLIEGSIKKVEAGTRIANDTAAALEKIVGGVGKAADLVGSIASASNEQAAGIMQANQGIAQVSEVIQANSATSEECAAASEELSGQSEQLKEMVGKFRLKRNASSTVFGGYEAYAGLDSNRARLAPAFARAEVAAASAPASGKPRIRLDDDDFGKYE, translated from the coding sequence ATGGATTGGTTTCGGAACCTACGCATCAGCAGAAAGTTACTATCGTCGTTCGGTCTCATCGCGGTCTTGGCGGGCGCGATCGGCGCGATCGGCTCCCTCAGCTTGGCGAACGTGACCGGTAAGCTGTCGGACGCCTACGAGTATAATACGAAGCCGATCGCAGGAATCGGGAACTGGCTGGAGCAATACGCCAGCATGAAGGTCGTGCTGCGCGACGCGCTCATTCAAGACGACCCGGAATATCTCGCGAGTCGGAAGGCGCGGTTCGACGAGCTGAAGCAGCAGATGGACGGTTCGTTGGCCCAATACGCCACAGGCATCGCCTCCGAAGAAGAACGCGCACAGTACAACAAGCTTGTCGAAACGTTCAATACCTACTTTAAACATTTGGAAAATACGATTCAGGCCGCCGTGGACGGCGATAAGGCGCGAGCGATTCAGCTGTACAAGGAAGGCAATGACTTGAATACCGTCGTGAACGAGGTCGGCCGGGGCATTATGCAGCTGAATATGAAGATGGCCGAGCAAGATTTGGCGTCGAACAAGGCGTCCTCCCAGCAGTTGATCGCCGTTATGATCGTGCTCAGCATTGTGGGCGCCATCGCGGCCATGGTGCTCGGCGTCGTCATCTCGCGTATGATCAGCCGTCCGATCCAGACGCTCGTCGACGCGTCGCGGAAGGTGGCCGACGGGGATATGAACGTCGATATCGGCATCCGGACGAAGGACGAAATCGGCACGCTGGCGCAGGCGTTCGCCGCGATGACGGACAGCATGAACGAGGTGCTGCATAATATCTCGAACGCGTCGGAGCAAGTCGCTTCGGGCTCCCGTCAAGTGTCGGAAGCGAGCCAAGAGCTGTCGCAGGGCTCGACGGAGCAGGCGTCCTCGATTCAGCAGCTGACGGCGTCGATGGAGCAGATCGCGTCGCAGACGAAGCAGAACGCGGCGAACGCGGAACAGGCGAATATGCTGGCGGTGTCGGCGAGCGCGGACGCGGAGCAGGGCAACAGCCAGATGAAAGAGATGCTGGCGGCGATGGAGCAAATCAACGAATCGTCGGGCAACATCTCGAAGATCATCAAGGTCATCGACGAAATCGCGTTCCAGACGAACATCCTCGCGCTGAACGCGGCGGTCGAGGCGGCGCGGGCGGGGCAGCACGGCAAAGGCTTCGCGGTCGTCGCCGAGGAAGTGCGCAACCTCGCGGCGCGCAGCGCGAACGCGGCGAAGGAGACGACGGTGCTGATCGAAGGCTCGATCAAGAAGGTCGAGGCCGGCACGAGAATCGCGAACGACACGGCGGCCGCGCTCGAGAAGATCGTGGGCGGCGTCGGCAAGGCGGCCGACCTCGTCGGTTCGATCGCGAGCGCCTCGAACGAGCAGGCCGCGGGCATCATGCAGGCGAACCAGGGCATCGCGCAGGTGTCGGAGGTTATTCAGGCGAACTCGGCGACGAGCGAGGAGTGCGCCGCGGCGAGCGAGGAGCTGTCCGGGCAGTCCGAACAGCTGAAGGAGATGGTGGGCAAGTTCCGATTGAAGCGGAATGCGTCCTCGACGGTCTTCGGCGGCTACGAAGCATACGCGGGACTCGATTCGAATCGGGCCCGGCTCGCGCCGGCGTTCGCCCGGGCGGAGGTTGCCGCGGCATCCGCGCCCGCGTCCGGCAAACCGAGAATCCGATTGGACGACGACGATTTCGGCAAATACGAGTGA
- a CDS encoding methyl-accepting chemotaxis protein, with the protein MKHWLLNLRLRLKLVFGYAIVACIAAMIGIFAIVNFQSIDDRDTELYVENTVPIAALGSWMELFNSMRVAARDVLLSEDPDYRQQRANRILELHGEMESLMERLKSTSSTEEGRARYETLDTAFAAFHSGNQEVVRLALAGEKMKAMELQYGKLSEQASTTSDAALGLMSELERQAKLKVDENTVVANRTSIVMIALIAIAMLLAVVLGSWISGFIVRPIQTLVEASRKVADGDMNVNIDIRTKDEVGTLAQAFADMTGSMNEVLLGIANASEQVASGSRQVSEASQTLSQGSTEQASSIQQLTASMEQIASQTKQNAAHAEQANALAISASRDAEQGNGRMKEMLSAMEQINDSSGSISKIIKVIDEIAFQTNILALNAAVEAARAGQHGKGFAVVAEEVRNLAARSANAAKETTALIEGSIKKVEAGTRIANDTAAALEKIVGGVGKAANIVGSIAAASNEQAVGIAQANQGIAQVSEVIQANSATSEECAAASEELSGQSEQLKEMVGKFRLKRVATSGFGGFESYAGTIATNRARFVPRFARAEVAAASASGKPTIRLDDDDFGKYE; encoded by the coding sequence TTGAAACATTGGTTGTTGAATCTTAGGCTTCGTCTCAAGCTCGTCTTCGGGTACGCGATCGTTGCGTGCATCGCCGCCATGATCGGCATCTTCGCGATCGTGAATTTCCAATCGATCGATGACCGCGACACGGAATTATATGTGGAAAATACGGTGCCGATCGCGGCTCTCGGCAGCTGGATGGAGCTGTTCAACAGCATGCGCGTAGCCGCCAGAGACGTGCTGCTCTCCGAAGATCCGGACTACCGGCAACAGCGGGCGAATCGCATCCTGGAGCTTCACGGCGAGATGGAGTCGTTAATGGAGCGGTTGAAGTCTACGAGCTCAACCGAGGAAGGGCGCGCACGGTATGAAACCCTCGATACGGCGTTCGCCGCCTTTCACTCCGGAAACCAAGAAGTCGTTCGCCTGGCGTTGGCCGGGGAAAAGATGAAAGCGATGGAGCTCCAATACGGGAAGCTGTCGGAGCAGGCATCGACGACTTCGGATGCGGCGTTAGGGTTAATGAGCGAATTGGAGCGTCAAGCCAAACTCAAGGTAGACGAAAATACGGTCGTGGCGAACCGAACGTCCATCGTCATGATCGCTCTTATCGCGATTGCCATGCTGCTTGCCGTGGTTCTGGGTTCCTGGATTTCGGGTTTCATCGTGCGTCCGATCCAGACGCTCGTCGAGGCGTCGCGGAAGGTGGCCGACGGGGACATGAACGTGAACATCGATATCCGGACGAAGGACGAGGTCGGTACGCTGGCGCAAGCGTTCGCCGACATGACGGGCAGCATGAACGAGGTGCTGCTCGGCATCGCGAACGCGTCGGAGCAGGTCGCTTCGGGCTCCCGTCAAGTGTCGGAAGCGAGCCAGACGCTGTCGCAAGGGTCGACGGAGCAGGCGTCTTCGATTCAGCAGCTGACGGCGTCGATGGAGCAAATCGCGTCGCAGACGAAGCAGAATGCCGCGCATGCCGAGCAGGCGAACGCATTGGCGATATCGGCGAGCCGGGATGCGGAGCAGGGCAACGGCCGGATGAAAGAGATGCTGTCGGCGATGGAGCAAATCAACGATTCGTCGGGCAGCATCTCCAAGATTATCAAGGTGATCGACGAAATCGCGTTCCAGACGAACATCCTCGCGCTGAACGCGGCGGTCGAGGCGGCGCGGGCGGGCCAGCACGGCAAGGGCTTCGCGGTCGTCGCCGAGGAAGTGCGCAACCTCGCGGCGCGCAGCGCGAACGCGGCGAAGGAGACGACGGCGCTGATCGAAGGCTCGATCAAGAAGGTCGAGGCCGGCACGAGAATCGCGAACGACACGGCGGCCGCGCTCGAGAAGATCGTGGGCGGCGTCGGCAAGGCGGCGAATATCGTCGGCTCGATCGCCGCCGCTTCGAACGAGCAGGCGGTCGGCATCGCACAAGCGAACCAAGGCATCGCGCAGGTGTCGGAGGTCATCCAAGCGAACTCGGCGACGAGCGAGGAGTGCGCCGCGGCGAGCGAGGAGCTGTCCGGCCAGTCCGAGCAGCTGAAGGAGATGGTCGGCAAGTTCCGCTTGAAGCGCGTCGCGACGTCGGGCTTCGGCGGCTTCGAGTCTTACGCGGGAACGATCGCGACGAACCGCGCGCGGTTCGTGCCTCGGTTCGCTCGCGCGGAGGTCGCCGCGGCATCCGCGTCCGGCAAGCCGACCATTCGGTTGGACGACGACGACTTCGGCAAATACGAGTAG